The following nucleotide sequence is from Phacochoerus africanus isolate WHEZ1 chromosome 6, ROS_Pafr_v1, whole genome shotgun sequence.
GGGGCCGGGGAGCGCCCGAGGACCGTCTTTCTTTACGGTTCCAGCCCCTCTGGCGCCTTTGTTTCCTGCTAGGGCCCAAAGTGGACTCCGCCCTACACAGATGAcccctctctggcctctgctgcTTCTCACTCAGTGCCCCTGTGCTCGCCGGggccagctccagccccaggTGGCTCTCTGCTCAGACTGTCCACTAACTGTCCTTGACCTGTCCCTGTCGTCAGCCGTCTTTCCTGCAGCCCCCTCTCACGGGACTTCGCCGTGTGCTTGGGGGCGTACAAAGTCCCTACAGCCGTCCTCGCAAACACCCTAAGCAGCATCGAGAGACCGCTGTCCCCGTTTCCAGAGGAGGACACAGGCTCAGAGACAGACGGCAAGCGCCCAGGGCTTCAGGGAACATCTGGCCAGATGCTGACAAACAACAGCGGGCACGGAGGTGGCGACgccccaggagcccaggagccAGCCAGTCCGGGTTCCCGGCAAGCGCCGAGTGGATCTGACGGAAGGAACGCAACGCAAATGCCACTCAGGCCGTCTCGTGGGCTCTGCCGGACAAGGGGGGACACAGAGACCTTGCTGAGAGTTGACCACCCTCCCCGCTTCCCGGCAGCCTTCCTGACTTGCCTGCCCCGAAAATGGATGGGGGGGTGtgaccactccctccccacctggtGGCCCCCTCTGGGACAGTGGAGGACTGCCGGGTTCAGCTTGCTCTTGGGGGTGCCCAAGAGGCCCAGTCGTGGCACAGGCATCCAAGTCCAGCCTCGGCGCTGAGGCTGCAGGACGAACCTTCTGGAGCACAGGCTGACCCACTGCTCCCTGTGAAGCCCTGAGGACTCTGCTCACCCGCCCTGCAGCCTGGCTGCCCAAGAGCAGAAGCACTGCGATACCTGCGCAGAATTAGGGTCAGGGGAGTGAGGAGAGAGAAGGCTTTCTCTTTTCCAGGGCCTCACTGGGCACCAGTGGAGAGGACTCAAGGAGGTGCCTTGgccctggggttggggtggggtcaGAAGCCCTCGGTAGCTGCGGCCCTGGGAGTGCAGCCTGGAGAGGCAGGGCGGCCCATCGCTGGGCTGGCTGCTAGCAGCCACTGGGAAAAAGGAAGGCTGGGGAGGTTAGGCCTGGAGCTGCTGCCTTGGGAGAGGCCAGGCTACTCCTCCACGTGGGGCAGGAGCGGGGTCCCAACAGcccaggagggagcagggagaagacACCCCCACTCACAGAGCTGCCCCCTCTACCGCAGGGGCTGGAGGTGGAAGAGCTACAGGGCAGAGCTGAAGCTACCACCCAGCTGCAGCGGCCCACAACTGTCAGGAGGGGAACCCCTGGGCCTCCAAATTCCATAAAGCCTGGGCAGGGGCGCCTTCCACTGAAGCCCGCTGGCCTCAGGCAGCCACCAGCAGGTGCAGAGGCAGGTGAGAAGCACACAGAGCAGCCGGGAGGGCTCGCGGCTGAAGAGCACACTACACGCCTCTCCCAGAcgcatggggtggggtgggggacaggacTGCCGGAGACCGCAGCCCAGGGTGCCAGCGGGCACCCGGCCGGCCCGCCTAGCCTGGGTCTCGGCCTCGGAACACCCATCTTGGGGTGCTGACCACACCCGGCTCCTCCACGAGGACACGCCGGGGCATGGGGCAGCCCCACGGCCTTCCTTGTCGCTGTCAGGTAGAAAAAATTTATTCGGGACACAGCGCACGGTGCCGGTTGTGCCAAACGGGTGGCGCACAGAGGCAGGAGCCCTCCCCAAAGTCCCCTCCTCACCAGGCCGCTGTCCCCGGCCCCTCGCGGCTCCTCCAGGCCTCGCGTGCCCGCTACTCCCGGGAGTGGACCCTCTGGTGCTGGATGAGCTGGGAACTCTGGCCGAAGGCCTTGCCGCAGGCGCCGCAGGCAaagggcttctcgcccgtgtggGTCCGCAGGTGCCGGAAGAAGTGCGAGCGGCCGCGGAAGGCCTTGCCGCAGTCGGGGCACTCgtagggcttctcgcccgtgtggaTGCGCTGGTGCTCGATGAGCACAGAGCTCCAGATGAAGGCCTTGCCGCACTGGCTGCAGGCgtagggcttctcgcccgtgtgcagccgctggtggcgcagcaggttggAGCTCTGGCTGAAGGCCTGGCCGCACTCGCCGCACGCGTAGGGCTTCTCGCCGTTGTGGACCCGCACGTGTTGCGTGAAGTGCGAGCTGTGGCTGAAGGCGCGGCCGCACTGGCCGCACTCGTAGGGCTTCTCGCCTGTGTGGATGCGGTGGTGCTGGATGAAGCCGGACCAGCCGCGGAAGCGCTTGCCGCAGTCGGGGCACTCgtagggcttctcgcccgtgtggaTGCGCTGGTGCTTCAGCAGCAGCGAGTTATACCTGAAGCTCTTGCCGCAGGCCTCACAGCGGTGCGGCTTCCCGCCCCGAGGGCCGCCCTGCCGGGCCCCGAGGCCCGAGCCCCTGGCACAGCTGCCTGCCAGCTCGGCGGCCCGCTCCGGGCCACCCTCTGTCCCCGCGGCTCCCTGCGGCCCCAGCCAGGGGCCTCCTCTCTCCTGGGTGCAGGGCCCGGCTCCCGGCGGCTGCTCCAAGCTGCACTCCTGCCCCAAGCCATCCCCACACTTGGGCCTCCGGGCGAGACGCCTCAGCAGGGTCCGGAGCGCGCCCCGGTCCCGGCCCCCGCGAACCTCCTCTCCAGGGCCGCGCGGGCGGGGAGACGACGGAGCCAGCTGGGGCTCCGACTCGGAATCTGGAGTGAGAAACGCGAGAGGCGGGGCGCACTCAGTGGCCCCCGAGGCCGTCCCTCCCGGGGACCCTGCCCCATTCCAGGTGATGTGGCCAGCGGGGAGCCCCCGCCCCGGTGGAGGCTGCCCAGAACCCCGAGGGAGTGAGGCTCTCGCCCCTGGACTGGCCAAGGTCTGGGCGGCAACTGCCTCTCAGTCCAGCTCTCCTGCCCACCTGGAAGGTCGGCTTTCCAGGGACCAGACCTTGGACACCTCCAGGCtcggctggtgggggggggggcgcgcagACCCCGAGGGGACACCCCAAGGGCTTCTCTGTGGGAGGGGGCGGCAAGAGGAAGGAGAACAAGGGGCTGAGAGCAGGGATGAAGGAAGCCCCAGCCAGGCCTTGGGGAGAAGGGGACCAGAGCTGGACGGAGGGGACAAGTGGAGGCCAAGGGCACTTCGCAAGGGGTGGGGACAGGACGCcttcccagctgccagcctggggtGGCAGTGATGCCAAGCTGGGCACTCTAGCTGGACAGGCAGGGGCCCATGGGGGTCTGGGCTGCACTCGCAGTCCAGAGAGTGTCACAGCAACAAGACTGAGACCGAATGGGGAAGGGCCGAGGGGGACAGAAGAGCACTGTGGTCCAGGGAGAAGTGGGGCCTGCAACCACGGGTAATGCCCTTCTGGGCAGACCCAGGAGCAGGTCTGCTCACTCACCTGGCAGGCAGGTGTCTCTGGCGATTTGGCCCTCCTGCTCGTCCTGGAGGTCCAGgtcccacagcccctcctcctgtgGCAGCTGGGAGGGCACCTCAGGGCTGCAGACGGGGAAACCTGGGGGGCACAGGGAGCTGGGGCTCAGCGTCCCTTCTCTAGAATTGGTCAtgacccccaacacacacacgccTCCTCGCCCTCCAGAGGCTCCCCGAGAGCCACCAAGGATTGGGGTGATCAGGAGGTGGTGCCCCGAGGCACTGCTTGGCTGTGCTGCAATACTGGTGGGGTTGGTGGGCGCCAACCAAAAGCCACCCCGGGCCTTTCAACTGCTCTCCCAGCTCCCCCCCGCCCTGGTATGGGCAGGCCTGGCAGCATGGGCTGCTCTGGGTGCTGCCCTCACCCATCTGAGGGCTCAGGGCCTGGCACGGCCTGGTCTTGCCAGGTGGACAAGCTGCTGCTTGTGTGGCTCGTCGAGACGCCCTCCCTCCCACAGTGCCCAGTGCCATGTCCCCCTAGGCTGGGCACCTCTGGGGCGGCTATGACGCAGGGACAGCTCGG
It contains:
- the GLI4 gene encoding zinc finger protein GLI4 isoform X5 encodes the protein MQPSLSTEGPVPDAGFPGSGGPGAASSADQPGATGLDGLGIPAPRARAGPLHAEEPALSAAAVVTGLGHPRSSPRSASALAHRTAARAAGRGAGRPGGSGPREVTEPPSSRRPERPGSAGRAGRRRTSGRRAGGRLPRGRSGCAHLSRPWGTMAALVDSQEPPHVLSPVGLESPGTPGAQLHGFPVCSPEVPSQLPQEEGLWDLDLQDEQEGQIARDTCLPDSESEPQLAPSSPRPRGPGEEVRGGRDRGALRTLLRRLARRPKCGDGLGQECSLEQPPGAGPCTQERGGPWLGPQGAAGTEGGPERAAELAGSCARGSGLGARQGGPRGGKPHRCEACGKSFRYNSLLLKHQRIHTGEKPYECPDCGKRFRGWSGFIQHHRIHTGEKPYECGQCGRAFSHSSHFTQHVRVHNGEKPYACGECGQAFSQSSNLLRHQRLHTGEKPYACSQCGKAFIWSSVLIEHQRIHTGEKPYECPDCGKAFRGRSHFFRHLRTHTGEKPFACGACGKAFGQSSQLIQHQRVHSRE
- the GLI4 gene encoding zinc finger protein GLI4 isoform X2, coding for MQPSLSTEGPVPDAGFPGSGGPGAASSADQPGATGLDGLGIPAPRARAGPLHAEEPALSAAAVVTGLGHPRSSPRSASALAHRTAARAAGRGAGRPGGSGPREVTEPPSSRRPERPGSAGRAGRRRTSGRRAGGRLPRGRSGCAHLSRPWGTMAALVDSQEPPHVLSPVGLESPGTPGAQLHGQQHGKLPAPRKSTHRPPGLLVLPLEHHPPALRCPLEPWAWGPRPGSGFPVCSPEVPSQLPQEEGLWDLDLQDEQEGQIARDTCLPDSESEPQLAPSSPRPRGPGEEVRGGRDRGALRTLLRRLARRPKCGDGLGQECSLEQPPGAGPCTQERGGPWLGPQGAAGTEGGPERAAELAGSCARGSGLGARQGGPRGGKPHRCEACGKSFRYNSLLLKHQRIHTGEKPYECPDCGKRFRGWSGFIQHHRIHTGEKPYECGQCGRAFSHSSHFTQHVRVHNGEKPYACGECGQAFSQSSNLLRHQRLHTGEKPYACSQCGKAFIWSSVLIEHQRIHTGEKPYECPDCGKAFRGRSHFFRHLRTHTGEKPFACGACGKAFGQSSQLIQHQRVHSRE
- the GLI4 gene encoding zinc finger protein GLI4 isoform X1, translating into MWGELFILRMSRGEIQGVKGLCWVYVCDAALAQHGGARAGRRLPWKRRTGCRELSRPTRGHRPRRAGHPRPEGAGWSAARGGAGSQRGCGGDGPRAPAEQPPLGERPRPPDRSTRGGEGSRPPRGLRTSRGHRAAVLPAPRASRKRGAGGAQAHFRPARGRPPPARKVRVRTPQQALGDDGSPGGQSGAPSRPVPCWSRVTRDTWSPASRSATWPQDTLSVPFYKQGKLPAPRKSTHRPPGLLVLPLEHHPPALRCPLEPWAWGPRPGSGFPVCSPEVPSQLPQEEGLWDLDLQDEQEGQIARDTCLPDSESEPQLAPSSPRPRGPGEEVRGGRDRGALRTLLRRLARRPKCGDGLGQECSLEQPPGAGPCTQERGGPWLGPQGAAGTEGGPERAAELAGSCARGSGLGARQGGPRGGKPHRCEACGKSFRYNSLLLKHQRIHTGEKPYECPDCGKRFRGWSGFIQHHRIHTGEKPYECGQCGRAFSHSSHFTQHVRVHNGEKPYACGECGQAFSQSSNLLRHQRLHTGEKPYACSQCGKAFIWSSVLIEHQRIHTGEKPYECPDCGKAFRGRSHFFRHLRTHTGEKPFACGACGKAFGQSSQLIQHQRVHSRE
- the GLI4 gene encoding zinc finger protein GLI4 isoform X8; translation: MAALVDSQEPPHVLSPVGLESPGTPGAQLHGQQHGKLPAPRKSTHRPPGLLVLPLEHHPPALRCPLEPWAWGPRPGSGFPVCSPEVPSQLPQEEGLWDLDLQDEQEGQIARDTCLPDSESEPQLAPSSPRPRGPGEEVRGGRDRGALRTLLRRLARRPKCGDGLGQECSLEQPPGAGPCTQERGGPWLGPQGAAGTEGGPERAAELAGSCARGSGLGARQGGPRGGKPHRCEACGKSFRYNSLLLKHQRIHTGEKPYECPDCGKRFRGWSGFIQHHRIHTGEKPYECGQCGRAFSHSSHFTQHVRVHNGEKPYACGECGQAFSQSSNLLRHQRLHTGEKPYACSQCGKAFIWSSVLIEHQRIHTGEKPYECPDCGKAFRGRSHFFRHLRTHTGEKPFACGACGKAFGQSSQLIQHQRVHSRE
- the GLI4 gene encoding zinc finger protein GLI4 isoform X6, producing MLPPREIPAPATRGPGTPMVAGIPSDARRWVRPQGQLSIQVRVRTPQQALGDDGSPGGQSGAPSRPVPCWSRVTRDTWSPASRSATWPQDTLSVPFYKQGKLPAPRKSTHRPPGLLVLPLEHHPPALRCPLEPWAWGPRPGSGFPVCSPEVPSQLPQEEGLWDLDLQDEQEGQIARDTCLPDSESEPQLAPSSPRPRGPGEEVRGGRDRGALRTLLRRLARRPKCGDGLGQECSLEQPPGAGPCTQERGGPWLGPQGAAGTEGGPERAAELAGSCARGSGLGARQGGPRGGKPHRCEACGKSFRYNSLLLKHQRIHTGEKPYECPDCGKRFRGWSGFIQHHRIHTGEKPYECGQCGRAFSHSSHFTQHVRVHNGEKPYACGECGQAFSQSSNLLRHQRLHTGEKPYACSQCGKAFIWSSVLIEHQRIHTGEKPYECPDCGKAFRGRSHFFRHLRTHTGEKPFACGACGKAFGQSSQLIQHQRVHSRE
- the GLI4 gene encoding zinc finger protein GLI4 isoform X7, translated to MRPPQKACAAEPCGGCLPNSLKQVRVRTPQQALGDDGSPGGQSGAPSRPVPCWSRVTRDTWSPASRSATWPQDTLSVPFYKQGKLPAPRKSTHRPPGLLVLPLEHHPPALRCPLEPWAWGPRPGSGFPVCSPEVPSQLPQEEGLWDLDLQDEQEGQIARDTCLPDSESEPQLAPSSPRPRGPGEEVRGGRDRGALRTLLRRLARRPKCGDGLGQECSLEQPPGAGPCTQERGGPWLGPQGAAGTEGGPERAAELAGSCARGSGLGARQGGPRGGKPHRCEACGKSFRYNSLLLKHQRIHTGEKPYECPDCGKRFRGWSGFIQHHRIHTGEKPYECGQCGRAFSHSSHFTQHVRVHNGEKPYACGECGQAFSQSSNLLRHQRLHTGEKPYACSQCGKAFIWSSVLIEHQRIHTGEKPYECPDCGKAFRGRSHFFRHLRTHTGEKPFACGACGKAFGQSSQLIQHQRVHSRE
- the GLI4 gene encoding zinc finger protein GLI4 isoform X3: MQPSLSTEGPVPDAGFPGSGGPGAASSADQPGATGLDGLGIPAPRARAGPLHAEEPALSAAAVVTGLGHPRSSPRSASALAHRTAARAAGRGAGRPGGSGPREVTEPPSSRRPERPGSAGRAGRRRTSGRRAGGRLPRGRSGCAHLSRPWGTMAALVDSQEPPHVLSPVGLESPGTPGAQLHGKLPAPRKSTHRPPGLLVLPLEHHPPALRCPLEPWAWGPRPGSGFPVCSPEVPSQLPQEEGLWDLDLQDEQEGQIARDTCLPDSESEPQLAPSSPRPRGPGEEVRGGRDRGALRTLLRRLARRPKCGDGLGQECSLEQPPGAGPCTQERGGPWLGPQGAAGTEGGPERAAELAGSCARGSGLGARQGGPRGGKPHRCEACGKSFRYNSLLLKHQRIHTGEKPYECPDCGKRFRGWSGFIQHHRIHTGEKPYECGQCGRAFSHSSHFTQHVRVHNGEKPYACGECGQAFSQSSNLLRHQRLHTGEKPYACSQCGKAFIWSSVLIEHQRIHTGEKPYECPDCGKAFRGRSHFFRHLRTHTGEKPFACGACGKAFGQSSQLIQHQRVHSRE
- the GLI4 gene encoding zinc finger protein GLI4 isoform X4, whose translation is MQPSLSTEGPVPDAGFPGSGGPGAASSADQPGATGLDGLGIPAPRARAGPLHAEEPALSAAAVVTGLGHPRSSPRSASALAHRTAARAAGRGAGRPGGSGPREVTEPPSSRRPERPGSAGRAGRRRTSGRRAGGRLPRGRSGCAHLSRPWGTMAALVDSQEPPHVLSPVGLESPGTPGAQLHGQQHGFPVCSPEVPSQLPQEEGLWDLDLQDEQEGQIARDTCLPDSESEPQLAPSSPRPRGPGEEVRGGRDRGALRTLLRRLARRPKCGDGLGQECSLEQPPGAGPCTQERGGPWLGPQGAAGTEGGPERAAELAGSCARGSGLGARQGGPRGGKPHRCEACGKSFRYNSLLLKHQRIHTGEKPYECPDCGKRFRGWSGFIQHHRIHTGEKPYECGQCGRAFSHSSHFTQHVRVHNGEKPYACGECGQAFSQSSNLLRHQRLHTGEKPYACSQCGKAFIWSSVLIEHQRIHTGEKPYECPDCGKAFRGRSHFFRHLRTHTGEKPFACGACGKAFGQSSQLIQHQRVHSRE